The DNA segment ATCACGTTTCCTTTGCTCGACCTCCAGTGTTATGACCATGTGACTGGTCGGATCCGGATTCTCAACAACAACGACCCTTCAGCTCAAGCCATACCTTACATTCGCTGCAACGACAGTGGCATGCGCATAGTTGAAGCTAAAGTCGAAGGGTTCACGGTCCAGGAGTGGCTAGACTTGGACGACCGTTCCATCGACCACCGGTTCCTTGTCTACGATCACGTTCTTGGTCCTGATCTTTTCTACTCTCCACTCGTGTACCTCCAGGTAACTACTAGTCTACTACATATATACGAGTTTTATTACTCCTcctgtttaaaaatataagtagcCATTTCTTTTATGaacactaaaaatatataagtagCCTAAAAGCACTATTACGAAGAAAGTTGCTATatttaaaaaagtataatttaatcaataaattcaaccaattataaaaaacttAACATTATTTAAATGGTCACATAATAtccaataaatgaaaaaagttGAAAAAGTGCATTGAAATAGGTAAATTACTTGCATTGtgaaacaacttttttttgctaaaagtaCCTACAATAAAAGGGAGGGAGTATTATTTATGGTATCAAACTAAAAACCAACATAattaaattcaaacttttttgttttggtaGTTGCTATCAAGCATTCATTCCAAGattattttcttgtttcttaACTATGAACTGGACACTTAATAAAACTGAGAATCTTAACTTCGCATTGGACTTTTATTTATTCTAGTAAGAACAGATTAGATCAACATTTGCTTAGACGGTCTCCACAACGATTTGTTTCTAAACATATAATCAAGAACCTTTGTATAAGCTGTCTGCACCACCAGCTAAATGATTTGTCATAGTTAGGTACGTCTAACAAGGTTTAGGTCCGCATAGATGAGATAATATAGTAATTAGGTAATAActcgcgccttgcgcggaatgtaattattagtttcgttattttaataaaaaacattaaatctATTTAGTTTGGATATTGGTtcggttttcattttttttgttggtttttaatcttctaaaatataaatattattttaaattaatattcattttagtttattcggttaaaatgtttgatttttttgttttttcggtaaaaaccaaaaattaatattatttatttattttcatgttatgaattttaaatagtcgtattgtcgaaccaatagtttcatattatagtttctaaatagataatagtttaagaaaagaaaaagaaaagaaaattactaagacaaatcatttcactacaattgggtcggtagtgaaagaagcattaagaaaaaatatttcaattttcaaaaaaattagatacttcagttctggtgaatacttagttacaaAGTGCTCACATCAaagtgcacatgtatgtgtatgtaaaaaatatataaaaatagttgacaaatatataagatattgttaagtaatattaaataacatttttgttcaaaataagatatgaaagataaaattaaaattaatttaaaataaaaaaggccttgacattagtcattttttcatataaagaaaataaaattgtatccgTAAATAGGGATGGGCACATATCGAATATCTggatatttggaagcattcgTGTCGATTtgatctttagccacctagatattcggtgactcggataACCGaatttatttagaattttaaagaatatccgatttgatccataaataaaataaaattttattacaaaaataaaaaattatttaaattttaaaattatagcacctaatataataaatttaattcataaaaatattgtaaaactgatataaatataatatatataatgtatatatataattctttacatatatatatatatatgcatataacaaatcgaattagatatatgttcctaaaaatattagtatttgtgatttgcttctcttttggatattgtattttagtatttgatttgtttcgtagagttatggatatccagattttttggttcaaatcaaaacggataacgaatcgaatcaaaatttatgaatattttgcttatctttatccgtaaacaataaaaataatatatatatagttaggcttttgattcgttatctatttttattctaaacGAAAAATTCAGAGTTTTATTGAAACCacgtatgtgagttttatattaaaaaaaaacgcaaagaacatagtgtgaacacatttatgaatatagtgtgaacgcattagcatatttattatcaaattattgtGAAGCTGtcactctattatagtgtgaatgcatttattagaatacttctcttttaatcttttaatatataagggatatataattttttgttgaaATCTATTTTCAGATAACACAGTTCAAATGTGGTGGGTTATCACTAGGGCTAAGTTGGGCCCATGTACTAGGAGATGTAGTTTCAGCATCAACTTTCATGAAAACGATGGGACAACTAATGTCGACTCGCGGCCCATCCAAACCCGTTTACCCGAAAAAACCCGAACTGAACCCTCATGCTAATGGTCAcgttgatgatgatggtgaggcCATTTCCATTAAGAAGGTGGAATCAGTTGGGAAGTATTGGTTACTTAGCAATAAATGCAAGATGGGGAGATTCAACTTTAAGTTTAGCCTCGAGCAAATCGACCGGTTGATGGCCAAGTACCAATCTGCCTCAGAGGTTGATATTCTGTATGCATTGATATGGAGTTCGATACTGAATATCCGTGGGGAAAAAGACACAAATGTTATAACAATCTGTGACCGTAAAACGTCTTCAACATGTTGGAACGATGACTTGGTAATAAGTGTAGTGGAAAGGAAAGACGAGATGACCGAGGTATCCGAACTAGCGGCGATCATAGCGAacgagagaagagaagagaacgGTGTGATCAAGGGGATGATAGACAAAGATAGAGGCTCTTCGGATTTTATCACGTACGGTGCAAACTTAACGTTTGTGAATCTTGACATGTGTGACGAACTTGAGATCAAAGGAGAGAAGCCTGATTTTGTGAACTTTACGATTCATGGTGTGGGTGACAAAGGAGTTGTGTTGGTGTTTCCTAAGGGAAAGTTTGCGAGGGTTGTAAGTGTGGTTATGCCTGAAGAAGAGCTTGCAAAGCTGAAGATTGAGGTGAATAATATGATTATGTAGCTTTTTGTGATTAAATTTGTTGGTTTGTTGTTCTGTGTGGTGCAACTTACATACACTTTCTAGTTTTTATCGGATGGTTCTGTTTGTCCTTTTTTTTCCACTGATGATGACTTTGATTATCAATAAAATGTGTGTTTGTCTTTTGATTTACATACTTTTCAAGTCACTTTAATTCTTTTTCATTGGCATCACCatccaaaagttttttttatttaacactGAATTACTACTCtattataaattatgaaatgtTACATATACAATTCTAAAACCGATAAATTTACCTAATTTATAAAACTAACTAACTGATTTGTAAAAACATTTTTGACAATTCTACTTATCTAATGATGAAagtattttgatgattttttctataaatctgtataattgttaataaatcattttatgtggaatttaaaatttacatcTCCACATACATTTAGAAACATTattagtattttattattttagttaaaccATTAGACTAGATGGACTTCTAGACATCTAGAATtttacaattctttttttttttggttaattgcAAATTATCCCCAATAAAAAGGTGAAATGAAAACATTAAAGTGCCAAATTCATGGAGTCGTTGGAGTTGGACGAAAATGTTCATTTTCTTTCTCCGGTGACCTTTTAATgtcaacaacaaaagaaaagagagagttttggagattCAATAAAAGTCCTTTGAGAAAAGACCAAATGCGTCTCTGTCAGATTCAACTTCCCACACGTTCTCTCTCCAGCTCTGGAGGAGACAAGAGTGACGGGGAAGATCAACCACCCAAAACACATGACATCTACTTTCGATGCTTCTTCTGCTTTGGCTAAGCAGCTCAAGTCTGTGTTGGGGATGTCCCTCGACACTCCCGTCTCTGACGACGCCGTCCTCGTGATTGCAACCACGTCTTTGGCGCTGGCTGTTGGGTTTGCTGTATTGTTATGGAAGAAAACGACGTCGGATCAGAGCCGGGAAGTCAAGCCTTTGATGGTCCCCAAGTCACTTATGActaaggaggaggaggaggatttgGGATCCGGGAAGAGTAGAGTCTCTATCTTCTTTGGTACGCAGACTGGAAACGCTGAGGGGTTTGCTAAGGTAGTGTGTCTTGTGGCTAAAAAGCATTCCTTTGTTATGATTCTGGAAGTTACATTGTTGAAGTTGATATTGTGACTCAAAGTTTTGGTCTTTATGAGTTGggtcattttcattttttttcatagGCATTAGCAGAAGAAATCAAAGTGAGATATGAAAAAGCGGCAGTCAAAGTTATTGACTTGGTATGATTTACTTACACTATGATTCTATTCACTTCATGGTAGAAGCTAGTTTTAATCATTTGATTTGTTTTGCTTCCTTTTGCTGGTTACCATGGTTTTGATTAGGATGACTATGCTGCGGATGACGATCAATATGAAGAGAAGTTGAAGACGGAGACTTTGTCATTCTTTTGTGTTGCTACGTAAGACAACATATTCCAATCCGATTGTGACCTCTTTTGCCATATGCACTT comes from the Brassica rapa cultivar Chiifu-401-42 chromosome A01, CAAS_Brap_v3.01, whole genome shotgun sequence genome and includes:
- the LOC103862179 gene encoding protein ECERIFERUM 2; amino-acid sequence: MKASPVTDVKISSVVPASMTGENKPRHLTAMDLAVKLHYVRAVYFFKGTRDFTIVELKNITFPLLDLQCYDHVTGRIRILNNNDPSAQAIPYIRCNDSGMRIVEAKVEGFTVQEWLDLDDRSIDHRFLVYDHVLGPDLFYSPLVYLQITQFKCGGLSLGLSWAHVLGDVVSASTFMKTMGQLMSTRGPSKPVYPKKPELNPHANGHVDDDGEAISIKKVESVGKYWLLSNKCKMGRFNFKFSLEQIDRLMAKYQSASEVDILYALIWSSILNIRGEKDTNVITICDRKTSSTCWNDDLVISVVERKDEMTEVSELAAIIANERREENGVIKGMIDKDRGSSDFITYGANLTFVNLDMCDELEIKGEKPDFVNFTIHGVGDKGVVLVFPKGKFARVVSVVMPEEELAKLKIEVNNMIM